In Hymenobacter volaticus, the genomic window TTTCGTTGTGCTGCTCTCTTGCTGAAGTCTTTATCTGTTCCTTATTAGCTTTCGTACTGGTCAAGCACTTCGCGAAGGTCGTTTAGGCGCCGGCTAATAAGCAGCAGAATGTCGTCAGGAATAGGAATCGGACTTCCGTGGCGAGTGGCTAAGTAACGCACGAGAGCTTGCAGTCCCTGTAGCTCCTCCTGCACCTGATTGCGAATTAGGTGCCACTGATCTACTCCTAACTCCGGGCTTTGTAGGCAGCAGTAGCGCACTGCTACCATCTGGCTAATTAAGATGGCTATTTGCTCTAACAGTTGCTGCTCGCCTTCACTTAAATGACGGGGCTGGTAATCAATTATGCATAACGAACCGATACGGCGCTCATCGGGCATGCGCAGGGGGGCAGCTGCGTAGAAGCGAAGGTTTTTATCACGGGCGGCCGTCGCTGCCTGATTGGTAATAAGGGGTGACGATTCGTATGTTAAATCAGCATATACTACGGCTTTGTTGTCGAGGATGGCCGTCGAGCAGAGCGCTTCTTCCCGAGGCTGAGTCTGTATGTTTGGAAGACCGTAGCTTGCTTTATAGAAAACCTGCTCTCTGTCAACAAGAGCAATCAGTGAAATGGGGAGGTTGAAAATACGGGCTGCGAGTGCTACAAATTCACCAAAAACAGATTCCTGTAGTGAAAGGGCAGCGTCGTAGCGATGAATCGAACGGAGGCGTTGCATTTCATCGGCAGGAATGAGTATTTGGGGTATTAAACTCATATAATAACTGGATGATAGCTAAGCAGAAGACCACCCTGTACAGCAATTTGGTATTTTAAAGAATAAGAAAAAAACGGGAATCGACACTTCTTTGTAGGCTAATATTTATTCTGCTAATTGTTCATATCTTTTCTTGTTTCAATACGTTGCAGCAGCCGCAAGGTGGTATCGAGGCGTTGTGTGCGGATGAGTTGTTGGTACTGTTGCTGCAACTGCTCTTGCTTTTGACGCTGCTCTTGCTTCTGGAAAGGTCGTACTTTATAACGGCTGCCAGGCGCCCGGCTTAGGTTCACATAGACTAAGCCACGACTAGGCCGCGCAGCCGCCTCACCACTTTTAATGCGATCCACCCGCTTTTTGTTGTTGCCAAACAAGGCCTGCATGGGACTCAAACCGACGTATAAATTGGCGCGGCCGTTGAGTTGGTATTCACCACTTACTGCTAAATCGGTGAGGTTGCTGTTGAGGTGCATGGATGGTACTATTACCCGATTGCCATCAAGCACAAAGCGAGGACTGACTGGTTCGAAGTATAAATGATTTGTGCGTTTGTCGCGCAGGAACTTCAAGGCTTGTGCCAAGGCTTCTACATCCAGCAGTTCCAAGTCACGCAGGTCGGTTTTAAGATAAGCATACGTCTCGGGAAGCTGGGGAAGGAAGACGGCGTTGAGATTGGTGTGTACGTCGGCTTCGCAACGCATAGTGCCTTGAATGTTATCGGGCCGCAGCACCTCGAAATGCAAAGCCTCCGCCGCCCGAAACAGGGCTGGCAACTCTACATCTTGCAAGCGCACCTGCGCCTGCAGAGGATAGTGGTTGGTGCCCTCATCAGTTTGCATTTGTCCTTGCAAGGACACTTTCCCTCCGAATGCTTGTAGTGAGCAGCTTTCCAAGCGTGCGGCTCCGGACTCTAAGTGACTAACTAAGTGAAAATCATTGCCACGAAGCACAGCATACTGCACCCGGTCGGCCGAAACTCGCACTTGCGCTGTCACGGTGCCGTCTAGAAAGGGAGAGGTGGTCGGACGTAGCCGAGCCGGATTGGCGAACTTATCTCTACCGGAAGATGGGGGAGTCAACGCGGCCAGTAGTCCAAGCAAGCGTTGCACATCGAGTGTACCGTAGCGCAACTCCACCTCGGCATGCGCTGCTGCCAACTGACCCTCGCCTAGCCGGGCACTAGCACTTACGCGGCCTTGCCCACCAGCGCTGGTCCGGAAGTTTAAGTATGGAACCTGGAAACCCCGGCCGTTTTTATTGATGCGCAGTTGCAGGTTGGTAAGGTTTTCACCCGCCGGAAGGCGTAGGTTTTTTACTGTTGCAACTACCTGTCCGTGGGCACTTAGCACTGCTTCGCGCAAGCTAGGGTCAGGCGAGACAGAAGAGGCGCTAGTCGTGCGCGACGATCGGTTGAGCAGAGCTAGCAGCCGGCGGTACTCCACGGTATTAAAGCGCAGCGCCAATTGCACGTTTACGGGGTGCATCCGTAGGGTGTCAGATGGCCAGCTAATAGCGCCGCTTACTAAGCCGCCCCATATGTGAGTCTGCAAATTGGAAAGTTGGACGTAGCGCCCATTGTGGCGTACTGTAGCTGCTAACTGTTGTAGCGTATCAACTGGTAGTATCAATCTACCACACTGCAACCGGATATTGAGTTGCAGCCCTGGGGGCAACAAGTTCATGGCGCGTGCAGCTAGCTCTTGGTTACGGGGCCGGCCGAAGCGCCGCGGCCGGGGTACTCGGTGGGGCCGCCCGCCGGGGGAGCTAACAAGCGGCGCAGGCGGTCGAGACGCAATTCATCTACCACAAAGGTGCCCGTAACGGAGGTGGTAGGGTGTTGCCCATTGAAATACGAAAGCAAATAAGTGGTAGTCGCGTTAGCGCGAACGTTCATGCCATTAAGGCGGCACGTTAGGTTTTCCAAGAGCCACAAACTGTCGCGCAGTCCCAACTGCACATTCAACTCGGACATATCGGCTCCGCGGCTAGGAATCAGAAACGAAGCATTCTCGAGCGCAATGTTCCCGCGTACGGCCAGAGCCGACGGGGTAGAAATTCCACTGGCCCGGCTCGCTCGTCTGATGGCCCGCGTTTGTATTTCAGGCAATGGGCCGTTGAGTGTCAGGTCTAAGGCAGCATTGCCATGGCGGGCCTGCCACAAACCGGGGGCTACCACTGCCGCGAGCGTTTGGAGTTCCGTGCGCCCGCGTATCCGGCCGCTTAGGATAGGACGAGTGAAATCGCGCGCCGTAATGGCTGCGTCTAGCTCGCCAGCCGACGAGTAGAGGCGGCATTGTTCGAAAGAAAGGGAAGTAGTACGAGGAGAGTGCTCAGGTCCATTGTCGAATGTGCCACGGGCATCCCAGCGCCGGATACGCCGCGAAGAATCGGCCCACTGCAACTGCGCATTGCGTAGTTGAAACTGGAGAATTGTGCGCGGACGGGCTGTAGGACCACTCAGTCCCCGAATGGTGTACCAAATACGAGCGTGACTGGTGCTTCGGGCGCCGAGCAAATACCGCTGCATAGTAGTAGGAAGGGCTACGTGCAACACTTCGAGCAGCGGCTGCGAGCCTACCATGCGCAAGTTAAGGCGGGTACCCCGTGGCTGACCGGGGGCTGGCGCCTGGTGGGTGCCTCTGATAAGTACGGTGTCGCCATTGAGCGTGGCGTGGGTACGCAGAAATGTGCCTTTCCGCTGCTGAAAGTTGTATTGATAGCTCACCCACGCCCGCACTGGCTCCTGCTCGAACAAGTTGCCACGTCCGCTGCGTAAGTATAGTAAATGCCCATCCAGAGTACCGCGTACCTGGGCCGTTCCCGCCCGTCCGCGCGCCCATAGCCGCGCATGCCGTACAATTGCCTCAAAACCGCTGTTTTGCAGGTCATTGCGGTCTACCATGTGGAAATTGACGAGCGTGAGCGAGTCTAAGTCGAAGTTGGGAGGAACGGCCGCAGTGGCCTGGCGAGGCCCTCTGCCGTGCAGGCCCCAGTCACGGCCCGTTGAATCGGTGACTTGGCGAAATTCGGTGTCGTAGAGGGTAAGGTGGCGAACGTGTACTCGGCCTCGCAGCAACTGACTGATTTCCAACCGGGCATCGGCATGGTTGATGCCCAAAACCTTCACCGCCGCCCGGGCACTGGTATCGGTTAGTTGGAAGTTGCGCAGTGAAACCGTGAAATCTGGAAAGTTGCTTACCAGCGAAAAATTTACGTCAAAAGGAGCCAGCACCAAGTCGGAATTGCGTGCTATTCGGTCCCGTACCGCTTGTTCCACCCGTCGTTTTCCCCAGCTAGATCCTAGCAATATTGCTCCTATCAGAACAGCAAGCAGCAACCCCAGCAACGAAAAGCCCAGCAATTGACGGAGAGAAGGGCGTTTCATAGAACGTGAGAAGGCGGCATAAAAGCGGGAACAGAAGAAGGTTAGCGCTTCTACGCAGAAACAACTGTTGTGGTACAGCGCATAATAGCCTGGGCTAAAAGCCGGTCTTGCGGTAAGTTGCCAATAAGCTAGCAGGAGAGCAAGCAGCCAAAATATTTTATTTAGACATTTTCTAAATAATTATACATTTGAGCATTCCATCTCCTCATCCTCATGGCCCTATTCTTTCACCACAACGATTTTGGTTATTGTGCCCGCTGCCCTCGCACTTGCCATTTGCACCTGTGCTTCGGCAATGTGGCTTTGGCTGCAACTGTCCCGGAATTCACGGAGTTCCGCCAAGTAGTCGCAGATACTTGGCAGCACCATTGCCTCCGCACCACCGACCCCGAGGCTCGCTGTATAGCGTTGCGCACGCCGGCCCCCAACCTAGCTTTGGTTTTCTCGCTCGTCGAGTTAACTCAGCTGCGCGATATTCTTGAAAATACGGCGTTGTTGCTGGAAGTAGAGCAACTGCTGAGCCCTAGAGCACTCGAGTAACAAGGGTCAAAAGCGCAGCTGAAATTGCGTGAATGCATAAAACTGCTAACACTAACATCAAAAAAGCCGCTGGTAGTATACCAACGGCTTTTTCCTGGGTTAAGGACTAGCTTATTCCCACTCAATAGTAGCGGGTGGTTTGCTGGAAATATCGTACACCACGCGATTGATACCGCGCACCTGGTTGATTATCTTGTTGCTGATTTCAGCAAGAAACTCATAGGGCAGGTGGGCCCAGTCGGCTGTCATGCCGTCCACGCTGGTTACAGCACGTAGGGCTACTACTTGTTCGTAAGTGCGCTCGTCGCCCATCACGCCTACGCTTTGGATAGGAAGGAGCATTACGCCAGCCTGCCAGGTTTTGTCGTAGAGGCCATGCGCTTTTAGTCCGTTGATGAAAATGGCGTCGGCACGCTGGAGCAGGTCCACTTTGGCAGGGGTGATGTCGCCTAGAATCCGAATGCCTAAGCCCGGCCCTGGAAAGGGGTGACGATGCAGAATGTTGATTGGTAACCCTAGCGCATGACCTACTTCGCGCACTTCGTCCTTGAACAAAGCCCGTAGAGGTTCCACAACCCGCAAGTTCATCTTGGCTGGTAAGCCTCCCACGTTGTGGTGGCTCTTGATGGTTACGGCCGGTCCTTTCACCGACACCGACTCGATAACGTCGGGGTAGATGGTACCCTGGGCTAGCCAACGGGCGCCGTCCACCTTTTGCGCCTCTCGGTCGAACACCTCAATAAAGGTGCGGCCGATGGCCTTACGCTTCAATTCTGGGTCCGTAAGGCCCGCTAGTGCCGCGTAAAATTCAGTGGAAGCATCCACGCCGCGCACGTTCAGGCCAAGGTCTTTGTAAGAATGCAGCACATCTTCGTACTCGTCTTTGCGCAACAAGCCGTTGTTCACGAAAATGCCGTGCAGCCGGCTCCCAATGGCCCGATGCAGCAACAAGGCCGCCACGCTGGAATCTACACCACCCGAGAGGCCAAGAATCACTTGATCTTGCTCGCCAATTGTGCGTTGCAAGGTGTCCACCATCGAGTCAACAAAATGCTCGGGCGTCCAGCTTTGGTCGAGGCCGCAGATATTGACTACGAAGTTTTGCAGCAAGGTCTTACCATCGGCGCTGTGCGTAACTTCCGGATGGAACTGGATACCATAAGTGGGCTGATTTTCGATATGAAAAGCAGCTACCTCAACTTCTGGCGTGCTAGCAATAACCTGGAAACCAGCTGGCAAATGTTTGATGGTATCGCCATGCGACATCCATACTTGCGACTCGGTAGGCACGCCATGCAGCAACGGGCTTTGGTGGTTGACGTGGGCGAGGCGAGCCCGGCCGTATTCCCGAATGGTAGCGGGCATCACCTCACCGCCTTGCTGATGCGCTAGCAGCTGCGCGCCATAGCACACACCTAGCACTGGCACGTGGCCGAGATAGGCTGAAAGGTCGGGGTTGGGTGATTCGGCGTCGCGCACAGAGCAAGGGGAGCCGGAAAGCACAACGCCCCGGATAT contains:
- a CDS encoding DUF6686 family protein; the protein is MALFFHHNDFGYCARCPRTCHLHLCFGNVALAATVPEFTEFRQVVADTWQHHCLRTTDPEARCIALRTPAPNLALVFSLVELTQLRDILENTALLLEVEQLLSPRALE
- the guaA gene encoding glutamine-hydrolyzing GMP synthase, which translates into the protein MPQQILILDFGSQYTQLIARRIRELNVYCEIHPYTHAPDLTEDIRGVVLSGSPCSVRDAESPNPDLSAYLGHVPVLGVCYGAQLLAHQQGGEVMPATIREYGRARLAHVNHQSPLLHGVPTESQVWMSHGDTIKHLPAGFQVIASTPEVEVAAFHIENQPTYGIQFHPEVTHSADGKTLLQNFVVNICGLDQSWTPEHFVDSMVDTLQRTIGEQDQVILGLSGGVDSSVAALLLHRAIGSRLHGIFVNNGLLRKDEYEDVLHSYKDLGLNVRGVDASTEFYAALAGLTDPELKRKAIGRTFIEVFDREAQKVDGARWLAQGTIYPDVIESVSVKGPAVTIKSHHNVGGLPAKMNLRVVEPLRALFKDEVREVGHALGLPINILHRHPFPGPGLGIRILGDITPAKVDLLQRADAIFINGLKAHGLYDKTWQAGVMLLPIQSVGVMGDERTYEQVVALRAVTSVDGMTADWAHLPYEFLAEISNKIINQVRGINRVVYDISSKPPATIEWE
- a CDS encoding GAF domain-containing protein, yielding MSLIPQILIPADEMQRLRSIHRYDAALSLQESVFGEFVALAARIFNLPISLIALVDREQVFYKASYGLPNIQTQPREEALCSTAILDNKAVVYADLTYESSPLITNQAATAARDKNLRFYAAAPLRMPDERRIGSLCIIDYQPRHLSEGEQQLLEQIAILISQMVAVRYCCLQSPELGVDQWHLIRNQVQEELQGLQALVRYLATRHGSPIPIPDDILLLISRRLNDLREVLDQYES
- a CDS encoding AsmA-like C-terminal region-containing protein, translating into MNLLPPGLQLNIRLQCGRLILPVDTLQQLAATVRHNGRYVQLSNLQTHIWGGLVSGAISWPSDTLRMHPVNVQLALRFNTVEYRRLLALLNRSSRTTSASSVSPDPSLREAVLSAHGQVVATVKNLRLPAGENLTNLQLRINKNGRGFQVPYLNFRTSAGGQGRVSASARLGEGQLAAAHAEVELRYGTLDVQRLLGLLAALTPPSSGRDKFANPARLRPTTSPFLDGTVTAQVRVSADRVQYAVLRGNDFHLVSHLESGAARLESCSLQAFGGKVSLQGQMQTDEGTNHYPLQAQVRLQDVELPALFRAAEALHFEVLRPDNIQGTMRCEADVHTNLNAVFLPQLPETYAYLKTDLRDLELLDVEALAQALKFLRDKRTNHLYFEPVSPRFVLDGNRVIVPSMHLNSNLTDLAVSGEYQLNGRANLYVGLSPMQALFGNNKKRVDRIKSGEAAARPSRGLVYVNLSRAPGSRYKVRPFQKQEQRQKQEQLQQQYQQLIRTQRLDTTLRLLQRIETRKDMNN